Within bacterium HR17, the genomic segment CGCCGAACCAGCCGGCGGTTGGGCTTGCGCACCGAGTCGTCTTACCGCTTTGAGCGCTGGGTGGACGCCAACGGGACGGTGAGGGCCGCCGACCGCGCCGCCCAATTGATGGCAGAGTTAGCCGGCGGCACCGTTTGTCAAGGCGTGCTGGATATTTACCCGCTGCGGTTTGCACCGGCGCGGGTGTCCGTCCGCGCTGAACGCGTCCGTCGGTTGCTAGGCGTTGACCTTTCGGCTGACGAGGTGGCAGCGTTGCTGCACCGGTTGCAGTTTGAGGTGCAGGTGGACGGTGACACGGTGCATTGCGTTGTGCCGACTTTTCGTAACGACATTCGGCGCGAAGCCGATTTGATTGAGGAAGTGGCGCGCCTCTACGGTTACGACCGCATCCCGACGACGCTGCCCAAAGGCGTCGCGCCTAACGCCGGTGAAAGCCGGCGCCGACGAGCGGAGAACGCCGTCCGCACCTTTTTGACCCGCATGGCGCTGCGGGAAGTGGTGACGCTGAGTTTGACCGACCCCGACGCGGAGCGACGCTGGGGCATCACGCCGCTGGAGGGCACCCTACAGTTGCGCAACCCTTTGACCCAAGACCACACGATTGCGCGGACGAGTTTGCTGCCGTCGGTGCTTTCCGTCGTCGCTCACAACTTCCGCAACGCCGTGCGGGATGTGTGGGTGTTTGAGTTGGGCAAGGTCTATCGGCAGGGCATTGTCGGCGACATGGCGAGCACCGAACCGTGCCGCCTTGCCATCGCTATCACGGGCAACGCTTACCCTGTTCGGTGGAACCTGCCCGACGAAATGCTGGCGGCAGACTTTTTTGCCTTAAAAGGCATCGTGGAGCGGCTTTTGGATTGGATGGGTATCGCCGCCGCTTTTGAGCGGGGCGAGCATCCGACTTTGCACCCTTACCGCACGGCGGCAGTCAAAGTAAACGGGCAGACGGTCGGCGTGCTGGGCGAAGTGCATCCGCGCTGGCGTGAGGTGAACGATTTGCCCCAACCGGTGTTCGCCGCCGAACTGGACTTTGAGACCTTGGTAGCGCTGGCGCGGTGGGAACGCTCCTACCGACCGCTACCGCCGTTCCCAGCGACGCAGCGCGATATCGCCGTCGTGATGCCCGATGACATGGACGCCGCTCAAGTGCTGGACCTCATCCGACGGGTCGGCGGCGAACAGGTGGAGCGGGTCACAGTGTTTGACGAGTATCGGGGTGCCCCTGTCCCGCCTGGGCACCGCAGTGTCGGCTTCAGCCTGACCCTGCGAGCCGCCGACCGCACCTTGAGCAGCGAGGACGCCGACGCCATCGTCCAGCGCATCAAGGATGCGCTCCGCGATGAATTGGGGTTGACGACACGCGGCTAAACTGCATCGTGGCACTTCCGACGCTCGGTGCGCTATCGTTTTAGTGCGAACGCGCACAAAGGAGGGACGAACCGCATGCCAACTGTGCCGACTTCCTCCGCTAAAGCCGCTCGGCAGGACAAGAAGAAGGGCGAAAAGGCGTGGATTGAGACGAACTTTTGTTCGGGCTGCGAAGCCTGCGTGGACATCTGTCCCGTTGACTGTATCTTGACCGTTCAACGCCCTATTGCCCCGCCGTGGTATAACGAGAAGGTTTGCGTCATTGATGTCGCGCGGTGCACGGGTTGCCGGCTGTGCTGGGAGGTGTGCCCGTGGGACTGCATCGTGATGGTCAGTCAAGACGAAGTGGAGGAAGTGCTGCCGCTGGTGATGGGGCAAAGGACCAAACAAAGCGATGAACTTGTCGCCGCCGGCGAAGCCAACGCGTAAGCCGTTGTCCAAAGGCACCGACATGTCGCGCCTGTTTTACCGAACGGCGTGCCCGATGCCGTCTTGAAGGGCATGCCGTCGGTGTGTTGCATGTTTCGCCAGCGCGAGGGTGCTGTCTTCGGGGCGTTGAAAAGGGCTTGTCCATTTGCCGTGCTCAGCTTTTCCCCTTGTTGCCAAGGACGAAATCTGACCTTCCAGCCCCGACCCTGACGGGTCTCGGCGAAATGGGGGTCAGCATATTACCTAAAGGGACGGTGAACACCGATGGCGGGTTGGAAGCGGCGGGCGTTTTTGAAAGCGTTGGGCGCCACGATGGTCGCATCGGCAACAGGGAGCGTCGCGGCGAACGCCCCGCTCCCAACGCGCACGCTGGGACGCACGGGCGTTCAAGTGCCGACGCTGGGAT encodes:
- the pheT gene encoding Phenylalanine--tRNA ligase beta subunit; translated protein: MRVSVTWLQEFIDAPLSVDAVVYALEMAGLGIEGVEHEGDDVVLDLEVTPNRSDWLSVYGVARELAAMLQVPLKPLEVRVHEAGEPISAYTSVTVEAPDLCPRYSARLVLGVKVDESPAWLKRKLEASGIRPINNIVDITNFVLLELGQPLHAFDFDTLRGRRIIVRRAKPGEVLYTLDEVRRELDSEVLVIADAERPVALAGIMGGLETAISPFTRNVLIESAHFNPISIRRTSRRLGLRTESSYRFERWVDANGTVRAADRAAQLMAELAGGTVCQGVLDIYPLRFAPARVSVRAERVRRLLGVDLSADEVAALLHRLQFEVQVDGDTVHCVVPTFRNDIRREADLIEEVARLYGYDRIPTTLPKGVAPNAGESRRRRAENAVRTFLTRMALREVVTLSLTDPDAERRWGITPLEGTLQLRNPLTQDHTIARTSLLPSVLSVVAHNFRNAVRDVWVFELGKVYRQGIVGDMASTEPCRLAIAITGNAYPVRWNLPDEMLAADFFALKGIVERLLDWMGIAAAFERGEHPTLHPYRTAAVKVNGQTVGVLGEVHPRWREVNDLPQPVFAAELDFETLVALARWERSYRPLPPFPATQRDIAVVMPDDMDAAQVLDLIRRVGGEQVERVTVFDEYRGAPVPPGHRSVGFSLTLRAADRTLSSEDADAIVQRIKDALRDELGLTTRG
- the rsxB_1 gene encoding Electron transport complex subunit RsxB, with amino-acid sequence MPTVPTSSAKAARQDKKKGEKAWIETNFCSGCEACVDICPVDCILTVQRPIAPPWYNEKVCVIDVARCTGCRLCWEVCPWDCIVMVSQDEVEEVLPLVMGQRTKQSDELVAAGEANA